A window of Pseudophryne corroboree isolate aPseCor3 chromosome 1, aPseCor3.hap2, whole genome shotgun sequence genomic DNA:
TATCAACCAACAGAATCATTATGTACTGTATACTACTACATTTAATTTTGGTCTGTATTGGGCTCTTGTTGCCCTCGTTCTTTATTCTTGTTCATTCTTGTTTTGGATGACCATTTAAAAATAAAGAATTATAtaaaaaattgctaacctacaggatgtgcgcaattTTTATCAGGGAATGCTGCAGATGCaaactccttttgttcctcctacagtgccttggaacTTAAGGTTAGTCCTAAAGGTCCTTCAAGttgtcccatttgaaccactaaaaagagtggatcttaaatggttaacagctaaagttctgtttctactggctattgcttcagctagaagagtttcagttttaggggcattgttatgtcaccctccatttctgattgtttatccagatagagcggttctcagaaccaaatctgggtatcttcctaaagtggtgtctaaattccactttaacaaagaaattgtagtcccggccttccaggggccggacctttctCCGGGAGATGCATGTAGTCAGTGCCACGTGGATTATACCAGTCGAAAAGAAGGACACTTTTTGTTATctgcggatttcacaagagaggatggcctgctgataagcagacactggcgaagtgGCTTTGGATGAAAatgtcagaagcatattctcaagctgatgttcctgttccggctaatgtcttctcactctactcgtaagggagGTCCATTAtgagcagcacaacgtggtgcttcagcagaatagatatgtaaggcagccacatggtccccattaacacattcattagacattatgcctttgataactTTGCCACTCAGCACGCTGAAttcgttctcctgtccaatcaggagcgtccccaccactaaattgctttgggacatcccaatgttatcctgtggataacctgtggaccctgccagagaaatattcgttatggtaagaacttaccgttgataacgttatttcttatacgtccacagggatcccaccctgacgcacctgatttgaggatcctttcactcgctaacctcttccttcttgtacggaaggctatgcacgtgtgttcttctcgcctgattagggctctctatgatgttcctgccttgagctttggaaaaacaactgatttgcctgagccagaaggcgggaatatatggacgggcctgttgcatgctgggaggccgaaagctttgaccgattggtgcaaatccgctgtcgcgtcatcatatcccaatgttatcctgtggacttaggagaaataacgttatcaacggtaagttcttaccataacgaatattttGTAGACTTGTATGCATGTACCAGTATATACAAATATAATACTTGTAATGTTAATGTATCCATAGTCAGCTTTTTGCTATCTCATTGAACTGAATATTTAAAAGTATAGTTATGATGTTGTattgattatatactgtacatgcattgtTCTATATATGGAGCCTTTTTTCTCACTTGCAGAGAATGCCGAGGATGAGCAGAAAAGAGCGCATGTTTCTTCAATTTTGCAACCACCTGCTGTCCCCTTGCAACACATACTAACTTTCCAGTACATACTTCAGCACATCAAAAAAGTATGCAGTCATAGCAACATTAATGGACTAACTGTGAAGATGGCTGTAGACTATTATGGGCCTTTGTTGCTTCGGCCTGTGATTGCTGGGTGAGTTATTGCGTTTACTATTTTCTGTGTTTAATGGGTTTGGTTTTTGTGGGTGCTCCTTCATTGACATGTTAGATTGTTTTGTGTATACTACACCACAGCTACAGCTATGTTCTCTTGCACCACATTCCCATTTAGATGTATTTTACTTCTGATCACATGTAACCTAAaacttcaaaatatatatatttttcccctCTACAATGTGGCTCTCCCGCATCCTGCCTGCTTCATAGTGAAGTGGGCAGGGTGAGGGTTAAAAGCACAGAAAAACCAGCTACAGCGGGGCTAAAGTTGGGAATGTTAACATTTAGCCCCGGCCCAACCCACAGATCTGCGAATCACGGggatttccctctcttgggggcagGGCCTAATAGCATGAAGTCCGTCCCTGCCCCCGAAGTGTTCTActgtgtctcctctctgggcttctcccataCAGCAGAAAAAGAAAGTAGGTATAGCATTGCTATCCAGTTTCATCTTGTACACTGGAATTGGACAATATGTGATTAGAAAAGGCTCATGTCATCCGACGAATCACGTTTTAATTACACAATGCACATAGTTGAGGCTATTGagacagaagtacaaaagcatagaCCCATCTTGCATCATTGCAGCCCACAATTGGATATGCTAGCATCAAACCTTCTTGAACTGGAGTATGTAGCTCTTTGCATTTAAGATAATATTCCCCACAAAACATACGGACAGTTAGTAGAAGCCATGGCTTCAAGCTGTATTAAGGTCAAAAGGAGGCTTAACAAAGTACTAACCTGGTAGTCATAATAATTTGGGCActcattttaaatatatatatatatatatggatgtggtgTAGACCTAATTCCGCGCTAATGAGTGAGCTTCAACCTTAAGACGTACCCCCTGTTAGCTGGGGTACTGAGGTAGGATACAAGAAACAAAAAaatgtctaagggagctgtgtaattgtaactttagatgtaggttcttttccaagattatttgaccacagaatcattaaaataaatttattcacatattgtccttgaacagtacatttgcagtgagtaatgtgtacctgacaaagtttaaaatacagactttgATACACAACCTGACATAAAAATTCTAAATGAATTGATCCAATGATGTCTTTCAatgaatgtctgatgttctcacatctgaacctcaacccaacgcgtttcgtcccaaaggacttcatcaggggttcatatctGGATGAAAATATTATACACAATAAAATATATTAAGAACATTTGTATGTACTGCCATAGTGGTCAACTCAAGGAATGAGGATTATTTACATACCAATAGATGTTGAAAGGGCTCTATGGGATCAATAACCGATTTATCAGTAATGCTGTTCCCACAGGGATATCTGAAAGAACATATCAATGGATAAATTCCTCAGTATTAACAGAGGAGATGATCGTCCAGTGTGGTAATTGCTTTATCCGGTATTCTAGGGGGGGGGAGAGATAAGTGTCCAGGGCCTAAGCCAATTCATATGGAAAGTGGTCCTGTGTACATATTATGAAATTCCATATTGTAACAAGAGGTTAGATGAGGCGAGGGAAACTGGAGTTATCTCCTTAATATTATTATGATCATCCTTTTGTATTCTGACTGTGGTGATAAAATGACCTTAATAATTCATTGTTAACAAAAATGCATAGTTTCCATAATTTATACAGACAAGCTCTCATAGTCAGAAGTGGAGCATATATCAAAGTATCAATAAGAGCTTCAAGATAGTACAATACAAGGAGTCAATTGACAGTACATCATTTTTACATACCAGTATGGAAATAACACAACAAGAACGTTGAATTCGTCCGTATTGGACAATGAATCAGGCCTATAGAGAATAATATCCATATATAGTATTATACCTCATTAAATTGTATTCTCATTTAATAAACTGGATGGAAATGGAAAATAATttttccttttaaaaaaaaaaaaaaactggttatACATGTGTATATTGGTATGTataaccagttttttttttttttaaaaaggaaaaaTTATTTTCCATTTCCATCCAGTTTATTAAATGAGAATACAATTTAATGAGGTATAATACTATATATGGATATTATTCTCTATAGGCCTGATTCATTGTCCAATACGGACGAATTCAACGTTCTTGTGTTATTTCCATACTGGTATGTAAAAATTATGTACTGTCAATTGACTCCTTGTATTGTACTATCTTGAAGCTCTTATTGATACTTTGATATATGCTCCACttctgactatggggtatatgcaattgctgtcgaattcctgaaattgtcgaatttcgggactttttcgccaaaaaaaaaaaatcgacaatgcaatccaGTACTTTACGCcaaaaaacggacattcaaaattcgacttttggaaattcgacttttgtcaaattcaactttttttgcaatggtacaaatgctgcaattcgaccaaagtctattcaatggaagtttggaaattcgacaacagtgcttttagacagcaaattcgacattttcaatccgccacactttggtgggtgaaactaataaaaaaaatttaaaacacgtttttttttgtgttttttttttttgggtaatagcatatctatttatattaggagggattaggtacttggtttgtcttttttggaggcacaagtattatttaattgattttttaaaagaatatttttttcttcactctcctgagggaaatgtacccatgattccacagttttacccaggatacacttctgcaaagcacctcctatctcctcactcccggtgTGAGACattcagggagaaggagccattacagtcagctctgttgtggaatcgtttttttaggaaaattcctgcgttttaaaacacattcctatttttgtactgactacaataatggagccattctctgaccagattgtgatgttcatgctggctgcaagcatggaggaagagagtgctgctgaacatcaggatcaagatcagcaaatgtctgcattgggtgagccagttttgcgggtttcatttccacgtccacgccagtatcgcactaggcgtgaactggaggatctcagcgagttcgaggtgatacaaaattatcgcttatcgactcgcgacatatattcgctgtacgctctgttggaggccgacctggaacctcgggcacggtccaaccgtgcagtcagcggtttccagaaactgctgggtacgttacattttttggcgtcaggcacattccagcctacactgtctcaaacatgcggtttttcacagtcgacactgtcgcgctgtataacccaggtcattagggctttccgcaaattgacgatccagtacatcacatttccagagacggatagcgaatgtcgtgagatcaaattaggctttttcaccaaatacaaatttcccaatgtgctgggcgcgattgactgtacccacgtgcagatcagaccgccacggaattcagaagaatgttttcggaaccgaaaacatttccattccctgaatgtacaggcggtctgtgatgtcaacatgagatttttgaacatttttgtgggatttcctggatcgtctcacgactccttcatcctaagccagtcatcgctgtttgacaagttcgaaacaggaaacatgcctggtggctggctgttaggtatgtatttaaattgtttttattttatattattttattatttttttattattttttagattAACTACAATTTTTCTCTTTTCTATATAGGtgatgcgggttatccaaacaaatcgtggctcttgaccccattgtctaatcctgttggtagagcagaaaaacgttaccaagagacacacattgcatcgaggcaaataattgaacgtgccttcggtgtacttaaaagccggtttcgatgtttagacacttccggcggtgctcttttgtactcaccggcgaatgtttgcggcatggtaaatgcatgttgtattttacacaacatatgtgtcgcaaaccgtttgccggtgactcttcgtcgcagtgatttccgacgcgggaaccgttcttctgctgtaccggtgggtatggatgaaggagatgattcccggcgGACAGTGATACAAAACTTTTTTtcggttgcctgtgagtatacttataACATTTGTATTATTGTGTAAACTGACATTGTAATATTCGAAAAAAacgtctttatttatgtatttcagagttttacgtcctgttgatgtGCATTCCCAGGCCTGTTTTGTCCTGTTGACGAATCGTTACCCCCTGATTTCTCCTGTTGTTGGTTTGCTGCAAATTTTGGAccattttatccaactctaccatgggcgacctacttgtgatgtggacctgaccctccgccatgtagcagacaaccccccctcaggtgagatgtatttccctaaactccctcttgtccaagtcaccccgacatgtccaaagtgcagccctccggcatttgcaaaactgcacatccaatcatgccctgatacagcaATGCTTGtccgggaatgtttggatgtgtagtgacgcaagtgccgggggattgcatttggacccactgtaacctgcttgtgtcatgttgattgtacctcttcttttcagtaccagggtgacactttaccattagctggaacctcatactgttctcttccacaggtcttgcggtgtttccttcccaagtggcatggatgtgaagagacacacaattcccctgatgttccatgggcaaccaacttgtgatgtggacctgaccctccgccatgtagcagacaacccccccctcaggtgagatgtatttccctaaactccctcttgtccaagtcaccccgacatgtccaaagtgcagccctccggcattagcaaaactgcacatccaatcatgccctgatacagcaATGCTTGTCCGGGAATGTCTGgaagtgtagtgacgcaagtgccggaggattgcatttgggcccactgtaacctgcttgtgtcgtgttgattgtacctcttcttttcagtaccagggtgacactttaccattagctggaacctcatactgttctcttccacaggtcttgcggtgtttccttcccaagtggcgtggatgtgaagagacacacagttcccctgatgttccatgggcaaccaacttgtgatgtggacctgaccctccgccatgtagcagacaacccccctcaggtgagatgtatttccctaaactccctcttgtccaagtcaccccgacatgtccaaagtgcagccctccggcattagcaaaactgcacatccaatcattccctgatacaccaatactggtcaagggaatgtttggatgtgtagtgacgcaagtgccgggggattgcatttgggcccactgtaacctgcttgtgtcgtgttgattgtacctcttcttttcagtaccagggtgacactttaccattagctggaaactcatactgttctcttccacaggtcttgcggtgtttccttcccaagtggcgtggatgtgaagagacacgttcccctgatgttccatgggcaaccaacttgtgatgtggacctgaccctccgccatgtagcagacaaccccccctcaggtgagatgtatttccctaaactccctcttgtccaagtcaccccgacatgtccaaagtACAGCCCTCCGGCAttagcaaaactgcacatccaatcattccctgatacaccaatactggtcaagggaatgtttggatgtgtagtgacgcaagtgccgggggattgcatttgggcccactgtaacctgcttgtgtcgtgttgattgtacctcttcttttcagtaccagggtgacactttaccattagctggaacctcatactgttctcttccacaggtcttgcggtgtttccttcccaagtggcgtggatgtgaagagacaacacAGTCCCCGTGATGTTCCATGTGCGACCTACTTCTGTACAATTCAACTTCATatcaaatattttttaataaaaaccacagaaaacttctctttttaaaaatgtattgaagaaaaattgtatttgattattgaaataaaaattgaaaggtaataaaacaaaaaagtagtttgttattctttatattcttttcttgtgtagatagttatctgtggggaaaagaaaaaaagtatattaagtaaagacactaaagtcatgttcatttctttcccaagaacatttgtggaaccacacagcccagcatgacccattactgggctgtgtggttccacaaaggcaggcggtccaaagtggaatagtggcgtcagtggtcagcactttgacacgctaacatttgtggaaccacacagcccagcatgacccattgctgggctgtgtggttccacaaaggcaggcggtccaaagtggaatagtggcgtcagtggtcagcactttgacacgctaacatttgtggaaccacatagcccagcatgacccattgctgggctgtgtggttccacaaaggcaggcggttcaAAGTTTctagaatatatacattgaaacattgctCTACTCactttggtacgcacaacacgaacttatgccgtccacttcaattttccacccaatcctatgaataagccaaaaacacacactagtgaatagtaaattcacacaacagtgaaagcctattgtacaccattacaaaaaggattttttgggtaaaagagAGTGGTATCAGAATTGCTCTTTggtccatcatacatgtagccacaaggagctttcatccgttaccacacgcgcccgcatacatgcccgcgcatgtatgcctacacaaagctccttggtagtacccggtcacgggtggggaagcccaacaaagaaaaaacaatagtaagaaaaaaaaaaaaactaatgggaggggaagaaagggatacatgaaaaacatagaagtaaataaaacaatacgaccgggcttatggtggaagtctgtccggatcctggtGTTCCTCCTGAGGGTGGGGtgtcgatgtcctgggaggctgggtagtacgttgactgggcctctgtgcccatgcggctgtagatgtggcggccggtggtggaggcatctggtgggtggggtacatccctgtatatccctggtacatctgtgactgtctgtactgggatggtagttgaggaagggtacgaggcgtccttgtggcttgtgacggcggaaatggtggatcaccagcgtgttgatgagctggttctgggagcttgtcatagatcatctgcagtgtggttgcgatgagctgttggctggatgaggattgttgatggctctccgacatgttggtaTTGCTGTGTGCCAGACATGTTGTATTCTCCACGAGCCGGCtcatggattcggccagaatgtgaaggacgtccatagtctccctatgatcttccattctgacctgtagcattgtggccgtgctgtcggcaagagccttctgcatttcaagcagactgtttgacatcttctccattttcctctcaatgttgtccagtctgcttccaacgacatttgtgtacgtatcctggcgggaagtaatctccgatgccagggtgtgaaccctctgaacagttgagggattctgcccttcctggacgtctgccaccacttgcatttgggcagctgaaaagaaaattagaaaatttaatacacattcatcatacatttgtttgaaggctcacaattctatttactcacacagggatgtagcaactgcagcctgctgcacttccacctcgtcatcctctgacgactcctgtaggaggagatccggcctgtagtaggaaccaattcccgaagctagtccgctgctggtccgtggcaccactgtttgcaaaataaatttttgtttaagttaataaactatacaaaactgctgaaccccccccacacccccaaaaattaaatacaaaccttctccatcctgtggtgccgctgctccaggagcttcacttgtcctcgtatctgaagacttttcaagggtctggctggatactgacaatgtctataatatttgtcctattaaaaacacgttaaaggttaaagaacacagtacgcaattggcgcaaaaagtaccgcaagggtactcccttaactataccttaaggaatgtacttatactgtaaacatttgtgcagtgacaatgtgtagatgtaatgcagtgtaaccttgttagcttaaaagctgtatgtgcgactatgacgctctgagaaacctttatgcatttataataaccaatcaaatatcggtctaaggttctaacgcctttagtgagagaatgaacgttcaaaaagaataatacaatacaagctatacactaccaaaataacatagaatatctaaccaagttactacacataaaatacaataaagacacaattacttttaaaaggggaaggagagagagaatgacttataacattaaataagagacaatatggttgcagataaaactacacatgtgaggaacaatcgctgcgcagttattcaatgctgagaatctttgtggagaaaatacttgaccttacccatactggctgtccctatatacacaaccctacaataccgcatgggacagaagctagactccattttgagaaaactcccatgaagactgcaacacatggttgaaagggggaggggaaaacacccggcagcagccattttagatttgcaggtccaaacacatggcactctctactacaccacaatcacatagcagaagacacaagactccattttattccaaaatgtccaagcctcagaacaatgcatatgttctgattttacaattccaaaccatctaaatcacctttcacattccaaacaacttcctagaaccatcttattcactttcacactccaaacaacttcagtatctcaataaccagagcatattcatcacaagaccagatcacaatgtaaccacacatctcagcccgccactgccacaagcacatgcccaaacgcaactgcatggtggtatttatgattaacaagatatatattataactaaccagtacaatctattttaaatcaccataggcaaacaaataccacaaatgctatgctacaggttgtctaatgtcccagctaccatctcagattcccagatctatcacacaaacacccaacaatcacacaaccaagttacaatatcctatttaaaccagaaagcaatctgtctatatttccttatctagccatgtgaattcaatacttagcctttggtgcctggtgatgatccagccatgcttctgggagctttgttctgagtgtcgcttcattacatctgttctctgaggccaccagcaaaaactgacccccaacccccccagacaggaactatcctcctgtgtgtctgttcctaggggaggggtctctctctctcctttgtatatgttaatcaggttcagccctgaaaatcttagtaaaaggttggcttgatcatccattgttctcaacaaagtgatcttagcttttatacatataatcatatctatccgctgcaatgtcccacaacttcacaaccagcatcaaactaacccacacatcattctgcttgcttcaataccaaacatgatgggcgcatctggttctgttcagataatacatattcatgacatcaattcatcagccaattctaaatctccatgatgtctggtgcttgacattattataaccatgtactgtatgaaacaagcgccgaatccatctccgtgccatgtccgagcaaatgcgtgtgtttccatatattgctgtgctcgctgcgcatatttgcaagtatagcgacttaaatgtgtgtgtggtttgtatgttctctctatgtaatatttttttgactttgacaatacgtctgcacggctgtcctcaaacccaagaaaagtctcgtctgttaaccctgtagactcaaacagatcgggtgatgggtccacaagggttgtgtcttgaggctcttcagtcacagtcccagagctcctggagatacGACGATCTGGTAAAGACCtgtgcgcaggagctgtagtttggcgcccatcttgtggtgtggtcgccgacggtgattggcgcacaggtgaagttctgtgcgctgatgtctggcgcacaggtgatagtctgcgcgccgacgtcgtctggtgcacaggtgacaaactgtGCGATGACgatctgtggcgcacaggtgaagatctgcgcgctcctgatgcttgctgcgcaggtgtcggcccgcgcgctgctgtcgatgcctgctgcgcaggtgtcgatccgcgcgctggcgatgtcctgcgcgcaggtgatgtcctctgggcaggcctgtctggAAAAAAAATAATCACATTAGCAAGTACAAAACAATTTTTTCGTTAATACAGCTCATCTGAatttattcttaccatcaggcctccttttggactgcttatctcccgccttcttccgtcttctgggcggttcttcctcctcgggaaagccagcaggacggctagagtccacacctccgcgaactccttcgaccatggcagggttcatgcgccttctaataacattctcccagggtagccacttcagattgagagccggtccACCTCCCGTAgcggtctcatgtcggcgctgaacccccatcttctttttggtctgtctgcggcaatcactgtaccgcttcatgcagtttctggtgctccggcggtttccagatactgcagtgacttggctcgcgatggcatcccagatgtttcgctttgtcctagctgctgtggtctgtgcccttggtccatacag
This region includes:
- the LOC134909307 gene encoding putative nuclease HARBI1; protein product: MEPFSDQIVMFMLAASMEEESAAEHQDQDQQMSALGEPVLRVSFPRPRQYRTRRELEDLSEFEVIQNYRLSTRDIYSLYALLEADLEPRARSNRAVSGFQKLLGTLHFLASGTFQPTLSQTCGFSQSTLSRCITQVIRAFRKLTIQYITFPETDSECREIKLGFFTKYKFPNVLGAIDCTHVQIRPPRNSEECFRNRKHFHSLNVQAVCDVNMRFLNIFVGFPGSSHDSFILSQSSLFDKFETGNMPGGWLLGDAGYPNKSWLLTPLSNPVGRAEKRYQETHIASRQIIERAFGVLKSRFRCLDTSGGALLYSPANVCGMVNACCILHNICVANRLPVTLRRSDFRRGNRSSAVPVGMDEGDDSRRTVIQNFFSVA